In Methanomassiliicoccales archaeon, the DNA window GGTCTTGGGATCGAGAATCAACCTCACTTCTGTTCACATTGAGTGGGATGCTGGGGACAACCAGACCGGTCTGCACCATTGCCTCCTATCGATCGATGGAGGTCCATGGCTGGATGTTGGAACCGATCATAATCTCACTGTGCAATTGCAAGGTGAAGGTAGTCACGTGATCACAATTATGGCACTCGATGGTGCGGGACATTTCCAGAAAGCCAACGTCTCCGTCATAGTAGATACAATAGCTCCATCAGTTGTCAACCACTCTCCAGTGGGCGACTCGGTTGAAATAGACGCCCCCATCACCATCACATTCTCGGAGCCAATGGACATTGGGAGTGTTGAGATCCGGCTCAATGACCTTGAGGAGATCCCATTGTGGAACGGTCAAACCGCTATATTGAATCCTTCAAACGGTTTCCAATATGGTTCGACCTATACTTTGGCGGTCTTTGGAAAGGACATATCAGGAAATCAGGTTCAGGAGGAATGGTCGTTCAGCACAATTGCATTAGGAATCATCAGTGGTATTGTCCTCGACGATGATGACCAGCCGATCGCAAATGCGTTGGTATCATTGGATACTGGAGAGAGCACCACCACAAACAGTGAAGGTCATTTCATTCTCGAGGCACCTCCTGGGAGCTACACGATCACCATCACCAAGGATGGCTATGGAGGAAAGGTGATGGACGTTCAGATATCGGATGGCCAGACCCAGGTGAGTAGTAATCTCGAACCGCTCGACGATTCATTCAGTCTGGATCAGAATATGATGTTGATCCTCATCATAGGAATCATATCTTGCATCGCAATAGCCGGTATAGCGGTCAGAAGTAGACACAAGTGATCAATGGAGAGGGGGTGAACGATCCCGCCATATCGTGCTTTCTCGAGGTAACGGTTATTATCCCCCTGCTTTAATGTTCATTTCATCGAACTTCATGGAGGTTTTCAAGATGGCTCGACTTGATGTGGGGGACAAAGCCCCTGATTTCTGTCTCCTGGACATGAATGGGAAAGAGATCTGCCTTTCCAACCTGAAGGGTGAATTTGCCGTGGTCTATTTCTATCCAAAGGACATGACAAGTGGCTGCACGAAGGAAGCACACGACTTCACCGAACAGCTGGATAAGTTCAAGTCCGTCAATGTCCCGGTCGTAGGAATAAGTCCTGATTCGCCTGATAGGCACAGGAAGTTCATCGAGAAGAATGACCTAACGATCACCCTGCTATCAGATGAGGGACACGAGGTCCTTGAGAGATACGGAGTCTGGCAGAAGAAGAACATGTATGGCAAGGAGTTCTGGGGCGTTGTGAGGACAACATTCATAATCGACCCGAAAGGAAATATCGCAGCCTCCTGGCATAAGGTGAAGGTACCTGGGCATGTTGACGATGTGCTCTCAAGATTGCTTACACTATTGAAATGAAAACAGAAGATTGGGTCAGGTACCCTTTCTCCTCATCTCCTCATTTACCCCAGATTTTTCATTCGTTGATATGCCTCCCAGGATCTGGGTATGTGGATAGGCTATTTCCACCTTCTCATCCTGATTGAACTTACTCCATATTCTCCTTGTGATCTCCGAGTGCACTCGTCTTCTGGTTGACGCTTGACACAGGTATATCACGTATAAATTCACTCCAGAATCCGCGAACTTCATTCGCACCTGTGGTTGTCTCGGGATCTCTGTCCGGAGGTCGTTCAGTTCCATTTTGTCCTTATATTCATCAAACTTGCGGATCATGAGGTCTCCGACAACCTCGTTTGCAGCCTCAGTGATGAGTTTGACGGCAATATCGGTATCACTTTCGTAGGTGACCAGGATGGAGATCTCGTCCCATATTAGTGGTAAGTCCCGGGTGTAATTATATATGGGGTGGGAGAACATGAAACCATTCGGAATTGAGACTATCCTCCCAGTGAATGTGTCTCCCGCCATCCAATCACCGAACTCTCTAATCTCGGTTTGAATGGTGCTTATGTCGATAACATAACCATTCACACCCGCTATCGAGACTCTATCACCGATTCTGTATATCGATCTCGTTGAGATGAACAACCATCCGACAATGTTCAGTAGCGGTTGCTGGAGGACGAAGGCCATTGCCGCCGCAAATAGACCCAGAATGATTGCCCAAGAGTTAGGATCGCTTATAACGCCAAATAGCAGGCCTATTATCACTAAAGCCCAAATTATGTAGCTGATGATCTTCCAGGTAGATCTGGCCTCTGCCTCTTTCCTCGTCGAAGTGACCATGTACCTTACGAAGACCTTCCCCCCGATCTGCAGGAAAAACCATGTGATCGAGAGGACGATTCCAGCTGTCAGTCCCAGATTGATGAATCCCTTGCCTCTTTCAGAGATGGATGTAAGAATGATCCCAGCGTTCATCAATATGAAGATTAGAATCATCACGCCTATTAGTGCTAAAATAATGAATTCCATCCTCGATACGAGGGGTTTCTGAATCTCCTCTTCGCTCAAGTGGTAGGTGTATTCCATCTTGGATTAGAAAAAGCTTCTTCAGGCCACTTCATCACAACACAGGTCAATTACAGAATTTGGAATGAGATGTTCATCTTTGGATGAGCACCAATTCTCGAACCGTAATGATCAGGACGGATTCATCGAGATGGATCATGCTTCTGACCAAAGAACGGTCGATTCTTCCCTGAGCTTGTACTTCATTATCTTGCCACTGGCAGTCAGGGGATAGGAGTCCACGAAAGTGATCAGCTTGGGTATCTTAAACCAAGCGATCTTCCCCCTGCAGTAATCCTGAATATCCTCGGCGGTCATCTCTACCCCTGGCTTGAGGATAATGAATGCGCCAGGCTGCTCACCGTACTTCTTGCTGGGAACTCCAACCACCTGAACGTCCTGGACGCCATCGATATGGTGAATGAAGTCCTCCACCTCCTTGGGGTAGATGTTCTCTCCACCACGAATGATCATGTCCTTGAGGCGACCAGTGACCGCGAAGTACCCCTCCTCATCGACGATACCTATGTCACCAGAATGGAGCCAACCCTCCTCGTCGATGGCCTTCGCGGTCTCCTCTGACATGTTGTAGTATCCTTTCATGACATTGTATCCGCGGCAGCAGATCTCTCCTGGTTCACCTGTCTCACAAAACTCTCCGGTCTCAGGGTTCATCACCACGGCTTC includes these proteins:
- a CDS encoding mechanosensitive ion channel family protein, giving the protein MSEEEIQKPLVSRMEFIILALIGVMILIFILMNAGIILTSISERGKGFINLGLTAGIVLSITWFFLQIGGKVFVRYMVTSTRKEAEARSTWKIISYIIWALVIIGLLFGVISDPNSWAIILGLFAAAMAFVLQQPLLNIVGWLFISTRSIYRIGDRVSIAGVNGYVIDISTIQTEIREFGDWMAGDTFTGRIVSIPNGFMFSHPIYNYTRDLPLIWDEISILVTYESDTDIAVKLITEAANEVVGDLMIRKFDEYKDKMELNDLRTEIPRQPQVRMKFADSGVNLYVIYLCQASTRRRVHSEITRRIWSKFNQDEKVEIAYPHTQILGGISTNEKSGVNEEMRRKGT
- the bcp gene encoding thioredoxin-dependent thiol peroxidase produces the protein MARLDVGDKAPDFCLLDMNGKEICLSNLKGEFAVVYFYPKDMTSGCTKEAHDFTEQLDKFKSVNVPVVGISPDSPDRHRKFIEKNDLTITLLSDEGHEVLERYGVWQKKNMYGKEFWGVVRTTFIIDPKGNIAASWHKVKVPGHVDDVLSRLLTLLK